The window TAAAAATTCAATTTTTAGTATAGGTCTTTTTTATTTTCAAATTCTTTCAGTTTATTGTAAAAAATTTTTACTCCCTCTGCATTCGCAATGCCATGAATATGATAGATCATCATTTCCCGGATGAACTTCCATGAAGTCAATTCCTGAATGGTAAACATTTCATTGGCAAAACTATTCTCAATACGGCTGACGTGCACCCTTGAAATGATATCCTCATCCAACTCCTGCCTGTAGAGCCCTTCATCTTTGCCCTTCATAATATTCTCCTTCACAGCTTGATACATATTATTTTGCCTCAGCTTTCTCAACTTCCTGTAGTGATCGGGATAATATTTTTTGAGGTCATAATCTGTGGATGGATTATAGTTCTTCAACATTTCAATCACATATTCATTTACTTCCACCAGCTCCTCAATGGCATTTAATTTTTGTTTTTTTATCTCTTCTACATTACAATTGCGATTTTCTGTCAGATATTCCACAAAATGATCTACCAAATCATCCTTATTGGAAACATATTTATAGAGGGTTTTTTTTGACATCCCCAGCTCCCTGGCCACATCATCCATAGTTATGCTCTTGATTCCATACTGGTTATAGAGCTCGCTGGTCTTCTCAATGATATGTTGATATTCCTGATTCATGCCGCAAACATAAAACAAAAAACCGAAGAAACAAAAATAATATAAATAGTTTCTCAGGTTTCTTTTTACAAACAAACGATAGAGGTTGTTTAATAGGAATAATGCCGGAGGAAAAAGTTTTTTTATTTTTGGGGTCATCAAAACAAGCTTTATCCATGAAAAAACTAAGGATCGCGCTGGCCTTTCTTCTTTTCCCGTTAAGTATCCTATATGGAATTCTGGTTTTTTTCAGAAATAAAATGTATGATCAGGGTATATTGAAATCTCAGTCATTTAAGTTGCCCCTGATTTCAGTAGGAAACATTACGGTGGGAGGTACAGGCAAAACTCCACATATTGAATATCTTGCAGATTTACTCAAAGAGGAATTCGATCTTGCAACGCTCAGCAGAGGATATAAAAGAAAAAGCAAAGGATTCCAAATGGTTACCGAGGAATCAACCGTTAAAGAGGCTGGCGATGAACCTTTACAAATTAAACGGAAATTTCCGGGCATTACAGTGGCCGTATCCCGAAACCGGGTAAAAGGGGTGGAATCCCTTAGAGAAAAACTGCCCAACCTTGACCTGGTACTCCTGGATGATGCTTTTCAGCACAGGAAGATAAAAGTCAACCTTTCCATTCTGTTAATCG of the Bacteroidales bacterium genome contains:
- a CDS encoding TetR/AcrR family transcriptional regulator, which encodes MNQEYQHIIEKTSELYNQYGIKSITMDDVARELGMSKKTLYKYVSNKDDLVDHFVEYLTENRNCNVEEIKKQKLNAIEELVEVNEYVIEMLKNYNPSTDYDLKKYYPDHYRKLRKLRQNNMYQAVKENIMKGKDEGLYRQELDEDIISRVHVSRIENSFANEMFTIQELTSWKFIREMMIYHIHGIANAEGVKIFYNKLKEFENKKDLY